In the Streptobacillus moniliformis DSM 12112 genome, one interval contains:
- a CDS encoding pyroglutamyl-peptidase I, which yields MDKILITAFEPFGGEKINSTEKVLNFLPEKIGNLEIIKLLLPVVRNKSLCKIKDKIMEEKPKYILSLGQAGGSKNIAIERIGINVDDYRIKDNAGNQPIDEKIFCDGENAHFSTLPIKKIYEKLENKGYSVKISNTAGTFVCNHVLYGIRYMIEKEKLDIKSGFIHIPYIDEQVKDDNTFSMSIKDILNAIICAIEVIENYEKDEKIVAGEIF from the coding sequence ATGGATAAGATATTAATAACAGCATTTGAACCATTTGGTGGAGAAAAAATAAATTCAACAGAGAAAGTTTTAAATTTTCTTCCAGAAAAAATAGGGAATTTAGAGATAATTAAACTTTTATTGCCTGTAGTAAGAAATAAGAGTTTATGTAAAATTAAAGATAAAATAATGGAAGAGAAACCAAAATATATATTATCTTTAGGTCAAGCTGGTGGAAGTAAAAATATAGCTATTGAAAGAATAGGAATTAATGTTGATGATTATAGAATAAAGGATAATGCTGGGAATCAACCTATAGATGAAAAAATTTTTTGTGATGGGGAAAATGCACATTTTTCAACATTACCAATTAAAAAAATATATGAAAAATTAGAAAATAAAGGATATTCTGTAAAAATTTCTAATACAGCAGGAACTTTTGTATGTAATCATGTTCTATATGGAATTAGATATATGATAGAAAAAGAAAAACTTGATATTAAATCAGGATTTATACATATACCTTACATAGATGAACAAGTAAAAGATGATAATACCTTTTCTATGTCTATTAAAGATATATTAAATGCAATAATTTGTGCTATAGAAGTTATAGAAAATTATGAAAAAGATGAAAAAATAGTTGCTGGTGAAATATTTTAA
- a CDS encoding CTP synthase codes for MIKYIFVTGGVVSSLGKGITAASLGRLLKERGYKVTIQKFDPYLNIDPGTMSPYQHGEVFVTADGAETDLDLGHYERFINEELTKYNNVTSGKIMSTIINKERKGDYLGGTVQVIPHVTNEIKKKIMQAGKASNSDIVITEIGGTIGDIESNPFIEAIRQFKKDVGRENVIYIHVTLLPYLKAAGELKTKPTQQSVKMLQGLGVNPDIIILRSEHPVDKNIKSKVSLFCDVDESSVIEALDANNLYEIPIHMEDLGLADEVCRKLNLENIKPSLEKWKEMVNRFMNPKHEIKVAVVGKYVELKDAYISINESIEHAGFHYDTKVQIDYLKAEEFDLTELKEYDGILVPGGFGGRGIEGKINTVRFARENKIPFFGICLGMQMATIEFARNVLGMQGANSTEFDENTPYPVISLIEQQGDIENLGGTMRLGAYPCKLDPNSKAYALYGQMEVLERHRHRYEFNKKYLEEFEKHGFKIVGKSPDGNYVEIIEVEDHPFFIAAQFHPEFMSRPNKPHSLFKGWIKAILDKKNIK; via the coding sequence ATGATTAAGTATATATTTGTTACAGGTGGAGTAGTTTCCTCTCTAGGAAAAGGGATTACTGCCGCATCTCTAGGGAGATTATTAAAAGAAAGAGGATATAAGGTAACTATTCAAAAATTTGATCCTTATCTAAATATTGATCCTGGTACTATGAGCCCATATCAACATGGGGAAGTATTTGTTACAGCAGATGGAGCAGAAACAGATTTAGATTTAGGGCATTATGAAAGATTCATAAATGAAGAACTTACTAAGTATAATAATGTAACTAGTGGAAAAATAATGTCGACAATAATTAATAAGGAAAGAAAAGGCGACTATCTTGGTGGAACAGTTCAAGTAATACCACATGTTACTAATGAAATTAAGAAAAAAATTATGCAAGCTGGAAAAGCGTCTAATTCAGATATAGTAATAACTGAAATAGGTGGAACAATAGGAGATATAGAATCAAATCCATTTATAGAAGCAATAAGACAATTTAAAAAAGATGTTGGAAGAGAAAATGTAATATACATACATGTAACATTACTTCCATACTTAAAAGCAGCAGGAGAGTTAAAAACTAAACCTACTCAACAAAGTGTTAAGATGTTACAAGGACTTGGAGTTAATCCAGATATCATAATACTTAGAAGTGAACATCCAGTAGATAAAAATATTAAGTCTAAGGTTTCTCTATTTTGTGATGTAGATGAAAGTTCGGTAATTGAAGCACTAGATGCTAATAATTTATACGAAATTCCTATACATATGGAAGATTTAGGGCTTGCAGATGAAGTATGTAGAAAACTTAATTTAGAAAATATTAAACCAAGTCTTGAAAAATGGAAAGAAATGGTAAATAGATTCATGAATCCTAAACATGAAATTAAAGTAGCAGTGGTAGGAAAGTATGTTGAATTAAAAGATGCATACATTAGTATAAATGAATCTATAGAACACGCAGGATTTCATTATGATACTAAAGTTCAAATAGACTATTTAAAAGCAGAAGAATTTGATTTAACAGAATTAAAGGAATATGATGGTATTTTAGTTCCAGGTGGATTTGGTGGACGTGGAATTGAAGGTAAAATTAATACTGTAAGGTTTGCAAGAGAAAATAAGATACCTTTTTTTGGTATTTGTTTAGGAATGCAAATGGCAACTATAGAATTTGCAAGAAATGTATTAGGAATGCAAGGAGCAAATTCTACAGAATTTGATGAAAATACTCCATATCCTGTTATTAGTTTAATTGAACAACAGGGAGATATTGAAAATTTAGGTGGAACTATGAGGCTTGGAGCTTATCCTTGTAAATTAGATCCAAATAGTAAAGCATATGCCCTATATGGACAAATGGAAGTATTAGAAAGACATAGACATAGATATGAATTTAATAAAAAATATTTAGAAGAATTTGAAAAACATGGATTTAAGATAGTTGGAAAATCACCTGATGGAAATTATGTAGAAATAATTGAAGTAGAGGATCATCCATTCTTTATTGCTGCTCAATTTCACCCAGAATTTATGAGTAGACCAAATAAACCGCATTCTTTATTTAAAGGATGGATAAAGGCAATTTTAGATAAAAAAAATATTAAATAA
- the recF gene encoding DNA replication/repair protein RecF (All proteins in this family for which functions are known are DNA-binding proteins that assist the filamentation of RecA onto DNA for the initiation of recombination or recombinational repair.), translating into MIKEIFFSGFRNLIDKRIKLSRGFNLIYGENAQGKTSFMEAIYFGATGRSFRTKKNNEMIKYDSNDAKIFVKLDNTSNYSINLFKNEKKYFKNGEKIKYVDYIGDILAVSFIPEDVELVMGNPSIRRGFFNYEISQINKEYLHLIVDYEKILKVRNKMLKDKKHKEELYLIYNEKYIDICAKILKIRKEYVDELNKYLDKNYKDLFNIEHNFKLIYENFLKIDDVSDIEENKKIIEKLLKSKEIYDIQVGYSNYGVHKDEYIFELNGKNARHYSSQGEKKSIVFILKISEIELIEKKENKKPIFLMDDITSFFDNFRKNQIIHYFLEKEIQCFLTSTEDLKIVGKKFDVDRGIINEKD; encoded by the coding sequence ATGATAAAAGAAATATTTTTTTCAGGCTTTAGGAATTTAATTGATAAAAGAATAAAGTTATCTCGTGGATTTAATTTGATTTATGGTGAAAATGCACAGGGTAAAACTTCTTTTATGGAGGCTATATATTTTGGAGCAACTGGGAGAAGTTTTAGGACTAAAAAGAATAATGAAATGATAAAATATGATAGTAATGATGCTAAAATTTTTGTTAAATTAGATAATACATCTAATTATTCTATTAATCTTTTTAAAAATGAAAAAAAATACTTTAAAAATGGTGAAAAGATAAAATATGTAGACTATATAGGAGATATTTTAGCAGTTTCATTTATACCAGAAGATGTAGAATTAGTAATGGGTAACCCTTCTATTAGAAGGGGGTTTTTCAATTATGAAATTTCTCAAATCAATAAAGAATATCTTCATTTGATAGTAGATTATGAAAAGATACTTAAAGTAAGAAATAAGATGCTTAAAGATAAAAAACATAAAGAAGAACTTTATTTAATATATAATGAAAAATATATAGATATATGTGCAAAAATACTTAAAATCAGAAAAGAATATGTAGATGAGTTAAATAAATATTTAGATAAGAATTACAAAGATTTATTTAATATAGAACATAATTTTAAACTAATTTATGAAAACTTTTTAAAAATAGATGATGTTTCAGATATAGAAGAAAATAAAAAAATAATAGAAAAACTATTAAAAAGTAAAGAAATATACGATATTCAAGTTGGATATTCTAATTATGGAGTTCATAAGGATGAATATATTTTTGAATTAAATGGTAAAAATGCAAGACATTATTCTTCTCAAGGTGAAAAAAAATCTATAGTATTTATATTAAAAATATCTGAAATTGAATTAATAGAAAAGAAAGAAAATAAAAAACCAATATTTCTAATGGATGATATAACTTCATTTTTTGATAATTTTAGAAAAAATCAAATTATACACTATTTCTTAGAAAAAGAAATACAATGTTTTTTAACTTCAACAGAAGATTTAAAAATAGTTGGTAAAAAATTTGATGTTGATAGGGGGATAATAAATGAAAAAGATTAG
- a CDS encoding RNA-binding S4 domain-containing protein: MEIKINTEYIKLDQLLKYANLVENGSSAKEMILEGRVLVDNEVEVRRGRKIYRGMIVEFEGERVEVK; the protein is encoded by the coding sequence ATGGAAATAAAAATAAATACAGAATATATTAAATTAGATCAATTACTTAAGTATGCAAATTTAGTAGAAAATGGCTCAAGTGCAAAAGAAATGATACTTGAGGGAAGAGTATTAGTAGATAATGAAGTTGAAGTTAGACGTGGTAGAAAAATATATAGAGGTATGATAGTTGAATTTGAAGGAGAGAGAGTAGAAGTTAAATGA
- the murG gene encoding undecaprenyldiphospho-muramoylpentapeptide beta-N-acetylglucosaminyltransferase → MSKILITTGGTGGHIYPALALAEKLKEQGHELVFMGTCHRMEKEIVPARGYKFYGLDILPLRSIMGIVKLFKGIYDARKILKNEKIDYVIGFGNYISLPALLAGKTLKLDIFLQEQNVTMGQANKWMYPYAKKVFIAFSETLKSVKNNHKEKFVVTGNPIRPEFYNLSKEEVREKMGIAKDAKVITVMGGSLGAKNINDALIKKFEDIKNSKVIFYWATGKDLYKDITSKIEENENTIVVPYFEEAYNVMAASDILLCRAGASTISELIELEKPAMLIPYNFVGQKENAEILEAINSAKIYSNEEVEIAIDEAIRLVNNEDKLKYMKDNISKINPGNAVENIIKYFEV, encoded by the coding sequence ATGAGTAAAATTTTAATTACTACGGGTGGAACAGGAGGACATATTTATCCAGCACTGGCACTTGCAGAGAAATTAAAAGAACAAGGACATGAATTAGTATTTATGGGAACATGTCATAGAATGGAAAAAGAAATAGTTCCAGCAAGAGGGTATAAGTTTTATGGGCTTGATATACTGCCACTTAGAAGTATAATGGGAATAGTTAAATTATTTAAAGGTATTTATGATGCAAGAAAGATATTAAAAAATGAAAAAATTGACTATGTAATAGGTTTTGGAAACTATATATCTCTTCCTGCATTACTTGCAGGAAAAACATTAAAACTTGATATATTTTTACAAGAACAGAATGTAACTATGGGACAAGCAAATAAGTGGATGTATCCCTATGCTAAAAAAGTATTTATAGCATTTTCAGAAACTTTGAAAAGTGTTAAGAATAATCATAAAGAAAAATTTGTTGTTACAGGAAATCCTATTAGACCAGAATTTTATAACCTATCTAAAGAAGAAGTTAGAGAAAAAATGGGTATAGCTAAAGATGCTAAAGTAATTACTGTAATGGGAGGATCACTTGGAGCTAAAAATATTAATGATGCTTTGATTAAGAAATTTGAAGATATTAAAAATTCCAAAGTTATATTTTATTGGGCAACAGGTAAAGATTTATATAAAGATATTACAAGCAAGATAGAAGAAAATGAAAATACTATAGTAGTTCCATATTTTGAAGAAGCATATAATGTTATGGCAGCCTCAGATATACTTTTATGCCGTGCAGGAGCTTCAACTATATCTGAATTAATAGAACTTGAAAAACCAGCTATGTTAATACCATATAATTTTGTTGGGCAAAAAGAAAATGCAGAGATATTAGAAGCTATTAATTCAGCTAAGATATATAGTAATGAGGAAGTTGAAATTGCTATAGATGAAGCAATAAGGCTTGTAAATAATGAAGATAAACTTAAATATATGAAAGATAATATTTCTAAAATTAATCCAGGTAATGCAGTAGAAAATATTATTAAATATTTTGAGGTTTAA
- a CDS encoding MFS transporter, giving the protein MKVIEGNKKSYIKEILESYRFVFSHLLLKLIIICYIILVVSIGIFTSIQTFFILKTLKLDKSSLGLIIGLGNIGFFIGSFIASFLSKKVKIAKSILLSISFYFLGYISFYFFKSVYFLILGQVLISAALPVYNINIVTLRQNVTPTEKLASVSSIFRVCGRGLVPIGALIGGVLGTVISLKYSILIAAFIVILSAIPIVFSKNLMEGK; this is encoded by the coding sequence ATGAAGGTAATAGAAGGTAATAAGAAAAGTTACATAAAAGAAATACTAGAAAGTTATAGGTTTGTATTTTCACATTTATTATTAAAACTTATAATAATATGTTATATAATTCTTGTTGTTTCTATAGGAATTTTTACTTCCATACAGACTTTTTTCATTTTAAAAACATTAAAACTAGATAAAAGTAGTCTAGGACTTATTATTGGATTAGGTAATATAGGGTTTTTTATAGGAAGTTTTATTGCTTCTTTTCTTTCTAAAAAAGTAAAAATAGCAAAATCAATACTACTTTCAATTTCATTTTACTTTTTAGGCTATATTTCCTTTTATTTTTTTAAAAGTGTATACTTTCTTATACTAGGGCAGGTTTTAATAAGTGCTGCACTACCTGTTTATAATATAAATATAGTAACATTAAGACAAAATGTTACACCTACAGAAAAACTTGCCAGTGTGTCTTCAATTTTTAGAGTTTGTGGAAGAGGTCTGGTTCCAATAGGTGCATTAATAGGAGGAGTTTTAGGTACAGTTATATCTTTAAAATATAGCATTTTAATTGCTGCATTTATTGTTATTCTTTCAGCAATACCTATAGTTTTTTCAAAAAATTTAATGGAGGGGAAATAA
- a CDS encoding class II fructose-bisphosphate aldolase has protein sequence MKYNYKDLGLVNTKEMFAKANREGYSVPAFNFNNLEQLQAIVEACVEMGSPVILQVSTGARKYIGKEMLPFLAKAATAYVKATGSDIPIALHLDHGPSFEACKDCIEYGFSSVMIDASHHSFDENIELSKKVAEFAHQNDVTVEAELGVLAGVEDDVVAEETIYTQPDEVEEFVNRTGVDSLAIAIGTSHGAHKFKPGDDPKIRLDILKEIEKRIPGFPIVLHGSSSVPQQFVKKIIQYGGAMKDAIGIPDEQLLLSSKSAVAKINVDTDGRLAFTAGVREVLANNPGEFDPRKYAGKAKEYMKEYYKSKIIDVFGSQDAYKRGVEVK, from the coding sequence ATGAAGTATAATTACAAAGACTTAGGTTTAGTAAATACTAAAGAAATGTTTGCAAAAGCAAATAGAGAGGGTTATTCAGTACCAGCTTTTAATTTTAATAACTTAGAGCAATTACAAGCAATTGTAGAAGCTTGTGTTGAAATGGGCTCACCTGTAATTTTACAAGTATCTACAGGAGCAAGAAAATATATTGGAAAAGAAATGTTACCATTTTTAGCTAAGGCAGCAACAGCTTATGTTAAAGCTACAGGTTCAGATATACCAATAGCATTACACTTAGATCATGGACCAAGCTTTGAAGCATGTAAAGATTGTATAGAATATGGATTCTCATCTGTAATGATAGATGCATCTCATCATTCATTTGATGAAAATATAGAGTTATCAAAAAAAGTTGCAGAATTTGCTCATCAAAATGATGTAACTGTAGAAGCTGAACTTGGAGTACTTGCTGGAGTTGAAGATGATGTTGTTGCAGAAGAAACAATTTACACTCAACCAGATGAAGTTGAAGAATTTGTTAATAGAACAGGAGTAGATTCATTAGCAATAGCTATAGGAACTTCTCATGGAGCACACAAATTTAAACCTGGAGATGATCCTAAAATACGTTTAGACATACTTAAAGAAATTGAAAAAAGAATACCTGGTTTCCCAATAGTATTACATGGTTCATCATCAGTACCTCAACAATTTGTTAAAAAAATAATACAATATGGTGGAGCTATGAAAGATGCTATAGGTATACCTGATGAACAATTATTATTATCTTCTAAATCAGCAGTAGCTAAAATAAATGTAGATACAGATGGAAGATTAGCTTTCACTGCTGGAGTAAGAGAAGTACTTGCAAACAACCCAGGAGAATTTGATCCTAGAAAATATGCTGGAAAAGCAAAAGAATATATGAAAGAATATTACAAATCTAAAATAATAGATGTATTTGGATCACAAGATGCATATAAAAGAGGAGTAGAAGTTAAATAA
- a CDS encoding MFS transporter, which yields MKNKSMKIINKNFSFLSFSSFFDKVAIQFSIFLFPLIAIYLYEANLMKTSLITFVTFIPNLLFSNHIGIFVDRHNKKKILLISNIISTILIFVLILSIFLKIRSFILFYFIIFLSNTIRVFYTLTYISYIPVLVEKENFRKANIVLEVINSFVQVIFPSLLGILINYVSLPMLTLGYGFSHILSMLGQLFINKEEEIKNKNEGNRR from the coding sequence ATGAAAAACAAAAGCATGAAAATTATTAACAAAAACTTTAGTTTTCTTTCTTTTTCTTCTTTTTTTGACAAAGTTGCTATACAATTTTCTATATTTTTATTTCCTTTAATTGCGATTTATCTATATGAAGCAAATTTAATGAAAACTTCTTTAATTACATTTGTTACATTCATTCCTAATTTGCTTTTTTCAAATCATATAGGTATCTTTGTAGATAGGCATAATAAGAAAAAGATTTTATTAATTTCTAATATTATTTCAACTATATTAATATTTGTATTAATTTTATCTATATTTTTAAAAATAAGGTCTTTTATTTTGTTTTATTTTATAATATTCTTATCAAATACAATTAGAGTTTTTTATACTTTAACATATATTTCATACATTCCAGTTTTAGTAGAAAAAGAAAATTTTAGAAAAGCTAATATTGTATTAGAAGTTATAAACTCATTTGTTCAAGTTATTTTCCCTTCATTATTGGGAATCTTAATAAACTATGTTTCACTTCCTATGCTAACTTTAGGATATGGATTTTCACATATATTATCAATGTTAGGGCAATTATTCATAAATAAAGAAGAGGAAATTAAAAATAAAAATGAAGGTAATAGAAGGTAA
- a CDS encoding PTS transporter subunit EIIB, translated as MFGRMTDTEIAKMILKGLGKEENIDSLESCFTRLRVGVKNLDKVNTEVLKESGAIDIVIIDENNIQIVMGPKAPKILSIINNSGIDEKDLAKDVKIIEALGKKENIDSLESCFTRLRVGVKNLDKVNTNVLKEIGALDIIVVDENNIQIVMGPKAPKILEDLKKLI; from the coding sequence ATGTTTGGTAGAATGACAGATACAGAAATAGCTAAAATGATTTTAAAGGGACTAGGAAAAGAAGAAAACATAGATTCATTAGAAAGTTGTTTTACAAGACTTAGAGTAGGAGTTAAAAATTTAGATAAGGTTAATACGGAAGTATTAAAAGAATCTGGAGCTATTGATATAGTTATTATAGATGAAAATAATATACAAATAGTAATGGGACCAAAAGCTCCTAAAATACTTAGTATTATAAACAACTCTGGAATTGATGAAAAAGATTTAGCAAAAGATGTTAAAATTATAGAAGCTTTAGGGAAAAAAGAAAATATCGACTCATTAGAGAGCTGTTTTACTAGACTTAGAGTAGGAGTTAAAAATTTAGATAAAGTTAATACAAATGTTTTAAAAGAAATAGGAGCATTAGATATAATAGTTGTTGATGAAAATAACATACAAATAGTAATGGGTCCTAAAGCACCAAAAATTTTAGAAGATCTTAAAAAATTAATATAG
- a CDS encoding ROK family protein: MKYFVGVDLGGTNVKIGILDSEYNILTEESIKTESKRGPEDTFTRIWNKIQELFTKISVDISELEGIGFGIPGPVVNKSIVKIAANFSWGNDFNAKELFERISGKTVIVENDVRAIALGENLFGASKGYKNSIILPIGTGIAAGMIINGELISGNDGAAGEIGHISVDLNGYKCGCGLTGCLELFTSAKGIVREGIKVLKQEKKGILYETFKDDFEKLEAFHIFLEARKGDEVAEIIVDNFCNKLAYGIGVLINLVNPEIIVIAGGLAKSSDLIIAGVKKHLPKYALNMSIDIPIVKSELLDSAGVKGAASLIINKK; the protein is encoded by the coding sequence ATGAAATACTTTGTTGGAGTAGATTTAGGTGGGACCAATGTTAAAATAGGAATATTAGATTCAGAATATAATATATTAACGGAAGAAAGTATTAAAACAGAATCAAAAAGAGGACCTGAAGATACATTTACTAGAATTTGGAATAAAATACAAGAGCTATTTACAAAAATATCAGTAGATATATCAGAACTTGAGGGTATAGGATTTGGTATTCCTGGACCAGTGGTTAATAAATCTATAGTTAAAATAGCAGCTAATTTTTCATGGGGTAATGATTTTAATGCTAAGGAACTATTTGAAAGAATTTCAGGTAAAACTGTAATAGTTGAAAATGATGTAAGAGCAATAGCATTAGGAGAAAATTTATTTGGTGCAAGTAAAGGGTATAAAAATAGTATAATTTTACCTATAGGAACTGGAATTGCAGCAGGTATGATAATAAATGGAGAACTGATATCAGGAAATGATGGAGCTGCTGGAGAAATAGGACACATTTCAGTTGATTTAAATGGATATAAATGCGGTTGTGGATTAACTGGTTGTTTAGAACTATTTACATCAGCTAAAGGTATAGTAAGAGAAGGAATTAAAGTGTTAAAACAAGAGAAAAAAGGTATTCTTTATGAAACTTTTAAAGATGACTTTGAAAAGCTTGAAGCATTTCATATTTTCTTAGAAGCAAGAAAAGGAGATGAAGTTGCAGAAATTATAGTTGATAATTTTTGTAATAAATTAGCCTATGGAATAGGAGTATTAATCAATTTAGTTAATCCTGAAATAATAGTTATTGCAGGTGGATTAGCTAAATCTTCAGATTTAATTATAGCAGGAGTTAAAAAACATTTACCTAAATATGCTTTAAATATGAGTATTGATATACCTATAGTTAAAAGTGAGTTATTAGATTCAGCTGGAGTAAAAGGAGCTGCATCGTTAATTATAAATAAAAAATAA
- a CDS encoding FtsW/RodA/SpoVE family cell cycle protein, whose product MYNFFRTDSKKKLITTIIILILILNIIGILNLLSLASPESLKNTLGLSHVSIIGKHLKYLIGTFASMFIITLFLNVNKLNKLTIFIMFFIVFGLIYTLVAGKSVNGARRWIGFGSFTIQFSEFAKLFLILVLAYMIERAYYIKKERLNIYIYTGLYTMFCAGLILISRSFSATVQFVLIFICMYWVSEVISYKKIIFTVICLGFSGVVAIFSKGYRISRLNLENEHALLSMKSISNGGFFGSGYGNGISRNFYLPEVQTDYIFAGFVDEWGFIGAIVLITLFILLIYFIFYSAKFANSVYEKMIIYGVGFMIANQFILHIGINVNLLPSTGVTLPFLSAGGSSMLTVGIGLGFVLSIILSMNDKLEEGVIYE is encoded by the coding sequence ATGTATAATTTTTTTAGAACAGACAGTAAAAAAAAATTAATAACTACTATAATCATACTGATTTTAATATTAAATATTATAGGTATACTTAATTTACTTAGTTTAGCCTCACCAGAGAGTTTAAAAAACACTTTAGGTTTAAGTCATGTATCAATAATTGGTAAACATTTGAAATATTTAATTGGAACATTTGCGAGTATGTTTATAATAACACTATTTCTAAATGTAAATAAATTAAATAAATTAACAATATTTATTATGTTTTTTATTGTATTTGGTTTAATTTATACTTTAGTTGCAGGGAAATCTGTAAATGGTGCAAGAAGATGGATAGGTTTTGGTTCTTTCACTATTCAGTTTTCAGAATTTGCTAAACTTTTTTTAATATTAGTTTTAGCATATATGATAGAAAGAGCGTATTATATTAAAAAAGAAAGATTAAATATATATATTTATACAGGATTGTATACTATGTTTTGTGCAGGTTTAATATTAATTTCAAGATCTTTTTCAGCTACTGTGCAATTTGTATTAATATTTATTTGTATGTATTGGGTAAGTGAGGTCATATCTTATAAAAAAATAATATTTACAGTAATATGTCTTGGATTTTCAGGGGTAGTTGCAATTTTTTCAAAAGGATATAGAATATCGAGATTAAATCTTGAGAATGAACATGCCTTGCTTTCTATGAAATCTATAAGCAATGGTGGATTTTTTGGTTCTGGATATGGAAATGGAATATCAAGAAACTTTTATCTTCCAGAAGTACAAACAGACTATATTTTTGCAGGATTTGTTGATGAGTGGGGATTTATAGGGGCTATAGTTTTGATAACTTTATTCATATTATTAATTTATTTCATATTTTATAGTGCCAAATTTGCTAATTCTGTATATGAAAAAATGATAATTTATGGTGTAGGATTTATGATAGCAAATCAGTTTATTCTTCATATAGGAATAAATGTAAACTTACTTCCATCAACAGGAGTTACACTACCATTTTTAAGTGCAGGAGGTTCATCAATGCTTACTGTGGGTATTGGACTTGGTTTTGTTTTAAGTATAATTTTAAGTATGAATGATAAATTAGAAGAAGGAGTTATATATGAGTAA